In Balaenoptera acutorostrata chromosome 19, mBalAcu1.1, whole genome shotgun sequence, the following proteins share a genomic window:
- the ZNF615 gene encoding zinc finger protein 615 isoform X1, whose amino-acid sequence MAHGSQVHIGLRRFSIEESLTYDDVTMKFTWEEWQLLDPDQKDLYRDVMLENYSNLVSVGYQASKPDAVSRLERGEQLWPVEDDSHGRICPEIRKVDDPLQHHLPNHSIQNTVEQCCEHNTFANIVNQNETRFLLKQNCDMFDLTEKPLNSNLSFENQKRNCNLENSAEFNGDGKSLLHANHEQSFTEIKFPVSAKPINNNSLSTKQQRTHNIEKAHVCSECGKAFFKMSQLFDHQKVHTREKPHGCSLCGKAFSRKSRLTEHQRTHTGLKHYECTECDKTFFEKSQFKIHQKSHMGEKPYTCSECGKAFTKKCRLIYHQRTHTGEKPHGCSLCGKAFSTKFSLTTHQKTHTGEKPYICSECGKGFIEKRRLIAHHRTHTGEKPFICNVCGKSFTLKNSLITHQQTHREEKLYMCSECGKGFSMKHCLIVHQRTHTGEKPYTCNECGKGFTLKSPLIRHQRIHTGEKPYVCSVCGKGFTMKSDLIVHQRTHTAEKPYVCSDCGKGFTVKSRLIVHQRTHTGEKPYVCNECGKGFPAKIRLIGHQRIHTGEKPYVCSECGKGFTEKSHLNVHQRTHTGEKPYVCNECGKGLTGKSMLIAHLRTHTGEKPYICNECGKGFTMKSTLGTHQQTHTGEKPYKCNECGKAFRKKTCLIQHQRVHSGKTSFACTECGKFSLRKNDLITHQRIHTGEKPYECSECEKTFTTKSGLNVHQRKHTGERPYGCSECGKAFAHLSILVKHKRIHR is encoded by the exons ATGGCACATGGGTCTCAAGTTCACATAGGACTTCGACGGTTCTCCATAGAG GAATCCCTGACGTATGACGACGTGACTATGAAGTTCACGTGGGAGGAGTGGCAGCTCCTGGACCCCGATCAGAAGGACCTGTACCGGgatgtgatgctggagaactaTAGCAACCTGGTGTCCGTAG GGTATCAAGCCAGCAAACCAGATGCTGTCTCCAGGTTGGAGCGAGGAGAACAACTGTGGCCAGTAGAAGATGACAGCCATGGTCGAATCTGTCCAG AAATCAGGAAAGTTGATGACCCTCTGCAGCATCACTTGCCAAATCACAGCATTCAAAATACTGTGGAACAATGCTGCGAACAtaatacatttgcaaatattgttaaTCAGAACGAAACTCGTTTCCTATTAAAGCAAAATTGTGATATGTTTGACTTAACTGAAAAAcctttaaattcaaatttaagttttgAAAACCAGAAGAGAAACTGTAACTTAGAGAACTCTGCTGAGTTTAATGGAGATGGGAAATCCCTTCTCCATGCTAACCACGAGCAATCTTTTACTGAAATTAAATTTCCTGTAAGTGCAAAACCCATCAACAATAACTCCCTGTCCACTAAGCAACAGAGAACTCACAAcatagagaaagcccatgtatgcagtgagtgtgggaaagccttcttCAAGATGTCTCAGCTCTTTGATCATCAGAAAGTTCATACTAGAGAAAAACCTCATGGATGCAGTCTGTGTGGGAAAGCCTTCTCCAGAAAATCCAGGCTCACTGAACATCAGAGAACTCATACAGGTCTGAAACATTATGAGTGCACTGAATGCGATAAAACCTTCTTCGAGAAATCGCAGTTCAAGATACATCAGAAAAGTCATATGGGAGAGAAACCTTACACatgtagtgaatgtgggaaagcatTCACCAAAAAGTGTCGGCTCATTTATCATCAGCGAACTCATACGGGAGAGAAGCCCCATGGATGCAGTCTGTGTGGAAAAGCCTTCTCTACAAAGTTCAGTCTCACTACACATCAGAAAactcatacaggagagaaaccttacatatgcagtgaatgtggaaaaGGCTTCATCGAGAAGAGGCGTCTTATTGCACACCATCGAACTCATACAGGTGAGAAACCCTTTATATGCAATGTATGTGGGAAAAGTTTCACCTTGAAGAACAGTCTTATCACTCATCAGCAAACTCACAGAGAAGAGAAATTGTAtatgtgcagtgaatgtgggaaaggcTTTTCAATGAAGCACTGCCTCATCGTACATCAGCgaactcatactggagagaaaccctatacaTGCAATGAGTGTGGAAAAGGCTTCACCTTGAAAAGCCCTCTCATCAGACATCAGCGGATTCATacaggggagaaaccctatgTATGTAGTGTGTGTGGAAAAGGCTTCACCATGAAGAGTGATCTTATTGTACATCAGCGAACTCATACTGCAGAGAAACCCTATGTATGCAGTGACTGTGGGAAAGGCTTCACTGTGAAGAGCCGCCTGATTGTACACCAGCGAACTCATACAGGGGAGAAGCCCTACGTGTGCAATGAATGCGGAAAAGGCTTTCCAGCCAAGATCCGGCTGATAGGACATCAGCGAattcatacaggagagaaaccatatgTATGCAGTGAATGTGGTAAAGGCTTCACAGAGAAGAGTCATCTCAACGTACACCAGCGcactcacacaggagagaaaccctatgtaTGCAATGAATGTGGCAAAGGCTTAACTGGGAAAAGCATGCTCATCGCACATCTGCgaactcatactggagagaaaccatataTATGCAATGAATGTGGCAAGGGCTTCACCATGAAGAGTACTCTGGGTACACATCAGCaaactcacactggagagaaaccgtACAAATGCAACGAGTGTGGTAAAGCCTTTAGGAAGAAGACATGCCTCATACAACATCAGAGAGTTCACTCAGGAAAAACTTCCTTTGCATGTACTGAATGTGGAAAATTCTCTTTGCGCAAAAATGATCTCATTAcccatcagagaattcacacaggagagaagccATATGAATGCAGTGAATGTGAGAAAACCTTCACCACAAAGTCAGGGCTCAATGTTCATCAAAGAAAGCATACAGGAGAGAGGCCCTATGGATGCAGCGAGTGTGGGAAAGCTTTTGCCCACTTGTCAATCCTTGTTAAACATAAGAGAATTCATAGGTAG
- the ZNF615 gene encoding zinc finger protein 615 isoform X2: MIQAQESLTYDDVTMKFTWEEWQLLDPDQKDLYRDVMLENYSNLVSVGYQASKPDAVSRLERGEQLWPVEDDSHGRICPEIRKVDDPLQHHLPNHSIQNTVEQCCEHNTFANIVNQNETRFLLKQNCDMFDLTEKPLNSNLSFENQKRNCNLENSAEFNGDGKSLLHANHEQSFTEIKFPVSAKPINNNSLSTKQQRTHNIEKAHVCSECGKAFFKMSQLFDHQKVHTREKPHGCSLCGKAFSRKSRLTEHQRTHTGLKHYECTECDKTFFEKSQFKIHQKSHMGEKPYTCSECGKAFTKKCRLIYHQRTHTGEKPHGCSLCGKAFSTKFSLTTHQKTHTGEKPYICSECGKGFIEKRRLIAHHRTHTGEKPFICNVCGKSFTLKNSLITHQQTHREEKLYMCSECGKGFSMKHCLIVHQRTHTGEKPYTCNECGKGFTLKSPLIRHQRIHTGEKPYVCSVCGKGFTMKSDLIVHQRTHTAEKPYVCSDCGKGFTVKSRLIVHQRTHTGEKPYVCNECGKGFPAKIRLIGHQRIHTGEKPYVCSECGKGFTEKSHLNVHQRTHTGEKPYVCNECGKGLTGKSMLIAHLRTHTGEKPYICNECGKGFTMKSTLGTHQQTHTGEKPYKCNECGKAFRKKTCLIQHQRVHSGKTSFACTECGKFSLRKNDLITHQRIHTGEKPYECSECEKTFTTKSGLNVHQRKHTGERPYGCSECGKAFAHLSILVKHKRIHR; encoded by the exons GAATCCCTGACGTATGACGACGTGACTATGAAGTTCACGTGGGAGGAGTGGCAGCTCCTGGACCCCGATCAGAAGGACCTGTACCGGgatgtgatgctggagaactaTAGCAACCTGGTGTCCGTAG GGTATCAAGCCAGCAAACCAGATGCTGTCTCCAGGTTGGAGCGAGGAGAACAACTGTGGCCAGTAGAAGATGACAGCCATGGTCGAATCTGTCCAG AAATCAGGAAAGTTGATGACCCTCTGCAGCATCACTTGCCAAATCACAGCATTCAAAATACTGTGGAACAATGCTGCGAACAtaatacatttgcaaatattgttaaTCAGAACGAAACTCGTTTCCTATTAAAGCAAAATTGTGATATGTTTGACTTAACTGAAAAAcctttaaattcaaatttaagttttgAAAACCAGAAGAGAAACTGTAACTTAGAGAACTCTGCTGAGTTTAATGGAGATGGGAAATCCCTTCTCCATGCTAACCACGAGCAATCTTTTACTGAAATTAAATTTCCTGTAAGTGCAAAACCCATCAACAATAACTCCCTGTCCACTAAGCAACAGAGAACTCACAAcatagagaaagcccatgtatgcagtgagtgtgggaaagccttcttCAAGATGTCTCAGCTCTTTGATCATCAGAAAGTTCATACTAGAGAAAAACCTCATGGATGCAGTCTGTGTGGGAAAGCCTTCTCCAGAAAATCCAGGCTCACTGAACATCAGAGAACTCATACAGGTCTGAAACATTATGAGTGCACTGAATGCGATAAAACCTTCTTCGAGAAATCGCAGTTCAAGATACATCAGAAAAGTCATATGGGAGAGAAACCTTACACatgtagtgaatgtgggaaagcatTCACCAAAAAGTGTCGGCTCATTTATCATCAGCGAACTCATACGGGAGAGAAGCCCCATGGATGCAGTCTGTGTGGAAAAGCCTTCTCTACAAAGTTCAGTCTCACTACACATCAGAAAactcatacaggagagaaaccttacatatgcagtgaatgtggaaaaGGCTTCATCGAGAAGAGGCGTCTTATTGCACACCATCGAACTCATACAGGTGAGAAACCCTTTATATGCAATGTATGTGGGAAAAGTTTCACCTTGAAGAACAGTCTTATCACTCATCAGCAAACTCACAGAGAAGAGAAATTGTAtatgtgcagtgaatgtgggaaaggcTTTTCAATGAAGCACTGCCTCATCGTACATCAGCgaactcatactggagagaaaccctatacaTGCAATGAGTGTGGAAAAGGCTTCACCTTGAAAAGCCCTCTCATCAGACATCAGCGGATTCATacaggggagaaaccctatgTATGTAGTGTGTGTGGAAAAGGCTTCACCATGAAGAGTGATCTTATTGTACATCAGCGAACTCATACTGCAGAGAAACCCTATGTATGCAGTGACTGTGGGAAAGGCTTCACTGTGAAGAGCCGCCTGATTGTACACCAGCGAACTCATACAGGGGAGAAGCCCTACGTGTGCAATGAATGCGGAAAAGGCTTTCCAGCCAAGATCCGGCTGATAGGACATCAGCGAattcatacaggagagaaaccatatgTATGCAGTGAATGTGGTAAAGGCTTCACAGAGAAGAGTCATCTCAACGTACACCAGCGcactcacacaggagagaaaccctatgtaTGCAATGAATGTGGCAAAGGCTTAACTGGGAAAAGCATGCTCATCGCACATCTGCgaactcatactggagagaaaccatataTATGCAATGAATGTGGCAAGGGCTTCACCATGAAGAGTACTCTGGGTACACATCAGCaaactcacactggagagaaaccgtACAAATGCAACGAGTGTGGTAAAGCCTTTAGGAAGAAGACATGCCTCATACAACATCAGAGAGTTCACTCAGGAAAAACTTCCTTTGCATGTACTGAATGTGGAAAATTCTCTTTGCGCAAAAATGATCTCATTAcccatcagagaattcacacaggagagaagccATATGAATGCAGTGAATGTGAGAAAACCTTCACCACAAAGTCAGGGCTCAATGTTCATCAAAGAAAGCATACAGGAGAGAGGCCCTATGGATGCAGCGAGTGTGGGAAAGCTTTTGCCCACTTGTCAATCCTTGTTAAACATAAGAGAATTCATAGGTAG